The following proteins are co-located in the Desulfurococcus amylolyticus Z-533 genome:
- a CDS encoding DUF711 family protein, whose translation MEKIVIRAATFFIGKSSNIREEYQLGVEVLGRISEIAKELNLEVFTKRISMQSLSMDELVKLPDIASDKDILVSAGYVSLRRIGVRDAEYLTSNGVYIPVLPSLGDFTIDDARHFSRIIHGVAEKDPLNATRIAIGFHNESFHTPYFPDSSSRGVRSIGLSFLYPDMLETNNISSLSNSIRNAFRLFNNIAQVIENNIGYPVSIDYSLSPWMEKSVVKILESLGYSLLEPGANYILHVVNNLIQEHYDPRRAIGFNEVMLPYAEDSLLIKYGGMGLIKARDFLRYASTCVAGVDMIIVPSGIEKLARLVMDTYSLGLVKSKPIALRAIPVNNKPGEKISLGKFGEPFVIEY comes from the coding sequence ATGGAGAAAATAGTTATTCGCGCTGCAACTTTCTTCATTGGTAAAAGCAGTAACATTAGGGAGGAATACCAGCTCGGTGTAGAGGTATTAGGCAGGATTAGTGAGATAGCTAAGGAATTGAACCTAGAGGTTTTCACAAAGCGTATCTCAATGCAGAGCTTAAGCATGGATGAATTAGTGAAGCTCCCCGACATAGCTAGTGATAAGGATATACTAGTCAGCGCGGGCTATGTAAGTTTAAGGAGGATAGGGGTCAGGGATGCTGAATATTTAACCAGTAATGGGGTTTACATTCCAGTTCTGCCATCTCTGGGGGATTTCACGATTGATGATGCAAGGCATTTCTCTAGAATTATACATGGTGTAGCGGAGAAGGATCCCTTAAACGCTACGAGGATAGCCATAGGTTTCCATAATGAGTCATTTCATACTCCTTATTTCCCTGACTCATCCAGCAGGGGTGTTAGGAGTATAGGCTTATCCTTTCTCTACCCAGATATGCTGGAAACTAATAATATCTCATCACTCTCCAACTCTATTCGCAACGCATTCAGGTTATTCAATAATATAGCCCAGGTAATAGAGAATAATATCGGCTACCCTGTTTCAATAGATTACAGCCTATCTCCCTGGATGGAGAAGAGTGTTGTTAAAATACTGGAGTCGCTGGGTTACAGCCTCCTAGAGCCCGGTGCCAACTATATTTTGCACGTAGTCAACAACCTTATACAGGAACACTATGATCCGCGTAGAGCAATAGGCTTCAACGAGGTGATGCTACCATACGCCGAGGATTCATTACTAATCAAATATGGGGGCATGGGCTTAATTAAGGCAAGGGATTTTCTACGCTATGCATCGACATGTGTTGCTGGAGTAGACATGATTATTGTTCCATCAGGCATTGAAAAACTAGCCAGGTTAGTAATGGACACCTACTCCCTTGGCTTGGTTAAATCGAAGCCTATAGCACTTAGAGCGATACCTGTGAACAATAAACCCGGTGAAAAAATAAGCCTTGGGAAATTCGGGGAACCCTTTGTAATAGAGTATTGA
- the argF gene encoding ornithine carbamoyltransferase — protein sequence MVTSLKGRHFLTLAEYSREELLFMIRTAMQFKQRYLAGERIIPLLVGRHLAMIFEKPSTRTRISFETAMKELGGDAIYLSASELQLARGETIEDTARVLSRYVDVIMARVYEHYKIEKLAQYSRVPVINGLSDLHHPAQALSDVLTIMEKKGGDITRLKIVFVGDGGDNVLHSLMLATGILGGKIIIASPKGYEPHPSVVKLFNEHASPNGGSYEIERDPFKAVENADVVYTDVWVSMGQEKEKEKRIKDLEPYRVTVELMNHAKPDAIFMHCLPAHRGEEVVNEVIDGKWSVVWDQAENRKHAQKAILALLTP from the coding sequence ATGGTGACTAGTCTTAAAGGTAGACACTTCCTAACGCTAGCCGAGTATAGTAGGGAAGAATTATTATTTATGATCAGGACAGCAATGCAGTTCAAGCAGAGGTATCTAGCTGGAGAGAGGATAATACCCCTGCTGGTGGGGCGTCACCTAGCGATGATTTTCGAGAAACCCAGTACTAGAACTAGGATCAGCTTTGAAACAGCCATGAAGGAGCTGGGAGGCGACGCTATATACTTGAGCGCCAGCGAGCTACAATTAGCCAGAGGCGAGACCATCGAGGACACTGCACGTGTTTTATCAAGGTATGTCGATGTGATAATGGCCCGCGTTTATGAACACTATAAGATCGAGAAGCTCGCACAGTACAGTAGGGTCCCAGTAATAAATGGGCTAAGTGATCTACATCACCCAGCCCAAGCACTAAGCGATGTCTTAACAATAATGGAGAAAAAAGGCGGGGATATCACTAGGCTGAAAATAGTTTTCGTTGGTGATGGAGGCGATAATGTCCTACATAGCCTGATGCTCGCCACAGGGATACTAGGCGGAAAGATAATCATTGCCTCGCCCAAAGGCTATGAGCCACATCCAAGTGTTGTAAAACTTTTCAATGAACATGCCTCACCGAATGGGGGCTCCTATGAGATAGAGAGAGATCCATTTAAAGCAGTTGAAAATGCTGACGTAGTATACACTGATGTATGGGTCAGCATGGGACAGGAAAAGGAGAAGGAGAAGAGGATAAAGGATCTAGAACCATACAGGGTCACAGTAGAGTTAATGAACCATGCAAAGCCAGACGCGATATTCATGCATTGTTTACCAGCTCATAGAGGAGAAGAAGTAGTCAACGAAGTCATTGATGGTAAATGGAGTGTTGTATGGGATCAAGCAGAAAACAGGAAGCACGCACAGAAAGCAATACTAGCCCTCCTAACTCCATAG
- a CDS encoding STT3 domain-containing protein codes for MSVNEAVSNTIYKVYEYFMQHPRAAKTIMYILLALILVYGVYVRFSPYWLNGFEFFEFDSYIEYWQAKYVYENGLLSWYTLTRDNPATHIFWYPWGRDIIYTSYPFLPIWTGTTYHLVEGLGLTLKEWGILQPLIFAAIGIILAYITGRELSNGNRIAGLIAALLIAILPAATERTVIGYIEKEGVAIVPLLLYIYFYSKLAKSINRDESSLRKALYTVLSGFFLAVVGWLWGGYVFILGTMVAFTILYPLLTRSGVTREFLIYQVGLIVLSMVFVMPSPANASNLGVYPFNPRELGTALLSTLILPVIYYLFNTEYKKLGFKKPLLTKGRYFILLVLLVIGGAVLITRGYIPIGGRLAWALGLRFIPATPLVESIAEHQSPLSSYSTLVGMLHSWGVYPWLFYASPLILSIIGALYFIYRGEPDKLYVSIAFLLAFYSYLNAAYMIAIAAYFGTLVMGVFIGRLFEYIMPTSQELIDRRKGRVRYRQTRGYRVIVLAILVLALINIGYAGYTDYASNTSMIYTLKAGVSGLPFYTDSWYKAVELMRSLPNDSLVIAWWDYGYGISVDGGKASVADGSTLNETQIGIIGLIMSSINTSTSFELAGLFNPPLNNTYLMAIDSFIVSSDNTSVTIWPIMTGGMPGTVDIPKSIWMIRIGNSTVDRLRALGINISYVDTTRFIYVYNFQDTSIISPVFDSPNTLPLLYKMLMDGVMYWAELNNKSYTFKWFTGSQGLLDSSTASRIKEVTGLDVKYYIQARSISSINTRPLANDTYIKPFRIIMEPFINPWTGQPVRISTPDGGNGILYSIIVFYQLNPVS; via the coding sequence ATGAGTGTTAATGAAGCCGTGTCTAATACTATTTACAAGGTATACGAGTACTTTATGCAACATCCAAGGGCAGCAAAAACCATTATGTATATTCTTCTAGCACTTATATTGGTGTATGGTGTATACGTGAGGTTTTCACCGTATTGGTTGAACGGCTTCGAATTCTTCGAATTTGATAGCTACATAGAGTATTGGCAAGCCAAGTACGTGTATGAGAATGGCTTACTCTCATGGTACACGCTTACCAGGGATAACCCTGCAACGCATATATTCTGGTATCCATGGGGTAGGGATATAATCTACACTAGCTACCCGTTTCTACCAATATGGACTGGTACAACGTATCATTTAGTGGAAGGCCTAGGGTTAACGCTGAAAGAGTGGGGAATACTGCAACCACTTATATTCGCCGCTATAGGTATAATCCTTGCATACATAACTGGTAGAGAGCTCTCAAATGGTAATAGAATAGCTGGTTTAATAGCAGCACTGCTTATAGCTATACTACCCGCTGCAACTGAGAGAACAGTTATAGGGTACATCGAGAAAGAAGGCGTTGCAATTGTCCCCTTACTACTCTACATCTATTTCTATAGTAAGTTGGCGAAGTCCATTAATAGGGATGAGTCGAGCCTGAGGAAGGCGTTATACACAGTCCTATCAGGGTTCTTCCTTGCAGTAGTAGGGTGGTTATGGGGTGGCTACGTCTTTATACTTGGTACAATGGTTGCATTCACCATACTATATCCGCTTCTAACTAGAAGCGGTGTCACAAGGGAATTTCTCATATATCAGGTGGGATTAATAGTGTTATCTATGGTCTTCGTGATGCCCTCGCCAGCTAACGCGTCAAACCTGGGGGTGTACCCGTTTAACCCACGGGAGCTTGGTACGGCATTATTATCCACCCTGATACTCCCCGTTATATACTATCTATTCAACACCGAGTACAAGAAGCTAGGGTTCAAAAAACCTCTTTTAACAAAGGGAAGATACTTTATTCTACTAGTATTGCTAGTTATTGGAGGAGCTGTGCTAATTACGCGTGGCTACATACCTATTGGCGGTAGGCTTGCATGGGCTCTTGGACTGAGATTTATACCGGCAACACCCCTTGTAGAAAGCATTGCTGAGCACCAGTCGCCGCTTTCAAGCTATAGTACCCTGGTAGGTATGCTGCATTCATGGGGGGTTTACCCTTGGCTATTCTACGCATCCCCATTGATCCTAAGCATAATAGGAGCTCTTTACTTCATCTACCGTGGGGAACCTGATAAATTATATGTATCCATAGCATTCTTGCTAGCATTCTACTCGTATCTTAATGCAGCCTACATGATAGCTATAGCCGCTTATTTCGGTACATTGGTTATGGGAGTCTTCATCGGGAGGTTATTCGAATACATAATGCCAACATCCCAGGAGTTAATAGATAGAAGAAAAGGGCGTGTCAGATATAGGCAGACCCGGGGGTACCGGGTGATCGTGCTAGCTATACTAGTACTAGCCCTGATCAATATAGGGTACGCCGGTTACACGGACTACGCATCGAATACAAGCATGATCTACACGTTAAAGGCTGGTGTCTCGGGGCTCCCCTTCTACACTGATTCCTGGTATAAGGCTGTTGAATTAATGAGAAGCCTGCCCAATGATTCCCTTGTAATAGCATGGTGGGATTATGGATATGGTATATCCGTGGATGGTGGTAAAGCCAGTGTAGCAGATGGTTCAACACTCAATGAAACGCAAATAGGTATTATTGGCTTAATAATGTCATCCATTAATACCAGTACTTCCTTCGAGCTCGCTGGGCTCTTTAACCCTCCATTAAACAACACGTATTTAATGGCTATAGATTCATTCATTGTATCAAGCGATAACACCAGTGTAACCATATGGCCGATAATGACTGGAGGCATGCCCGGCACCGTTGATATACCAAAGAGTATCTGGATGATAAGAATAGGGAACTCGACTGTTGATAGGCTAAGGGCGCTGGGGATAAATATATCATATGTGGATACCACGCGGTTCATCTACGTATATAACTTCCAGGATACCTCGATAATTTCACCGGTATTTGACTCGCCTAACACACTTCCATTACTCTACAAGATGCTGATGGATGGAGTAATGTACTGGGCTGAGTTAAACAATAAGTCCTATACATTTAAATGGTTCACGGGGTCCCAGGGACTCCTTGATTCGTCAACAGCATCAAGGATCAAGGAGGTCACCGGTTTAGATGTCAAATACTATATTCAGGCACGATCTATTTCATCAATAAACACCAGACCCCTAGCTAATGATACATATATTAAACCATTTAGGATAATAATGGAGCCATTCATTAATCCATGGACTGGTCAACCCGTAAGGATTTCAACACCTGATGGTGGCAATGGTATACTATATAGTATCATAGTGTTCTATCAATTAAACCCCGTATCCTGA
- a CDS encoding UPF0147 family protein → MSRVLDNEVKLRNAIYLLMSIVNDTAVPRNIRRAATEALNYLRDERYTPGVRAANAVGVLDQVSQDPNMPLSARTKVWQVIAILETIHD, encoded by the coding sequence TTGAGCAGGGTACTTGATAATGAGGTTAAACTAAGAAACGCCATATACTTACTGATGAGTATAGTTAATGATACAGCCGTTCCAAGGAATATTAGGAGGGCTGCAACAGAGGCATTAAACTACCTCAGGGATGAAAGATATACACCTGGTGTTAGAGCAGCAAATGCTGTAGGGGTTCTAGACCAGGTTAGCCAGGATCCCAATATGCCTTTAAGTGCTAGAACAAAGGTATGGCAGGTAATAGCCATACTTGAAACAATACATGATTAA